A genome region from Paracoccus stylophorae includes the following:
- a CDS encoding head-tail connector protein: MPALPLSLIRAHLVIDHDQDDQILTHYGNVSAMWISAYTGQPFDPDNALMAQAALLLVAQMYETREAITFSNQYMLPFGVLDLLSPLKDRITGYVAPVEPAEDEVTP, from the coding sequence ATGCCTGCCCTTCCGCTGTCCCTGATCCGGGCGCATCTTGTGATCGACCACGATCAAGACGACCAGATTCTGACCCACTACGGCAACGTCAGCGCCATGTGGATCAGCGCCTATACCGGCCAGCCCTTCGACCCCGACAACGCCCTGATGGCGCAGGCCGCGTTGCTGCTGGTGGCGCAGATGTATGAGACCCGCGAGGCCATCACATTCAGCAATCAGTATATGTTGCCCTTCGGCGTCCTTGATTTGCTGTCGCCGCTGAAAGACCGCATCACCGGCTATGTCGCGCCCGTGGAGCCTGCCGAGGACGAGGTGACGCCGTGA
- the gp17 gene encoding tail completion protein gp17 — protein MIPSLALQQAVRARLLADPFISASVLPERIRAGDRRPSEFPSIILSPARTEILGRAAGGQIVAEVSAMLHVWADADGSGTGEGIAAGVFMALIDAPEAEGFEIDEWQRPHLTWVDQAGAVANASFGTVALRATIRWRDQ, from the coding sequence ATGATCCCGTCCCTCGCCCTGCAACAGGCAGTCCGCGCCCGCCTGCTGGCCGATCCGTTCATTTCCGCATCGGTGCTGCCCGAGCGCATCCGCGCCGGTGACAGGCGACCGTCGGAATTCCCCAGCATCATCCTGTCGCCGGCCCGCACCGAAATCCTGGGTCGTGCTGCCGGTGGGCAGATCGTGGCCGAGGTTTCGGCCATGCTGCATGTCTGGGCCGACGCCGATGGGTCGGGCACGGGCGAAGGCATCGCGGCTGGGGTCTTCATGGCGCTGATCGACGCGCCCGAGGCCGAGGGTTTCGAGATAGACGAATGGCAGCGCCCGCACCTGACCTGGGTGGATCAGGCCGGCGCTGTCGCCAATGCCAGTTTCGGCACCGTCGCCTTGCGCGCCACGATCCGGTGGAGGGATCAATGA
- a CDS encoding terminase large subunit, with protein MASTFPEWIYDGSPIPDPLGHGERAVEFLRRLRHPNADNTNAAPAAANTNSHPRAFQLCDWQERIVRRIYGPRHADGSRIVKTVFLMLPRGNRKTSLAAALALLHLFGPETRPAGQVVFAACDREQASIGFREAANIIREDKRLMKAVTIRDAFNSKKQITFGKNGSTLTALASDGGAAHGLTPSFTLIDEVHAWRGRDLWEAIKSGQAKLDDTLMVIATTAGRGSEGLAADQFDYARRVASGEIENDEFLPVLFAAEPDADWQDEAVWHRCNPGLAYGFPSLAGLRALAKEAEGNPAELASFKQFNLNIWQANSRDPLFDLDIYDQRALEDGDADLETLPAYVGVDLSVSGDLTAVAICFRHDDGQITLRSRAFVPGENLRQRGDRDGAPYERWRDEGLIEVCPGPIIDNGMVEDHIRDLCATFDVQEIAVDPHLAALMMQRLHDDGLPVFGFPQRVLPMGVAAGQLERIVTGRLIRHNGDPVMRQHFENVVTSRNPTTGLVRMHKARANSRIDAAVASAMAVSRAVSAHETKSRYDDPDVAGLLIL; from the coding sequence ATGGCCAGCACGTTTCCCGAATGGATCTATGACGGCAGCCCTATCCCCGACCCCCTTGGGCATGGCGAGCGCGCGGTGGAATTTCTGCGCCGGCTGCGCCACCCGAACGCCGACAACACCAACGCGGCCCCGGCGGCAGCGAACACCAACAGCCATCCGCGCGCCTTCCAGCTTTGCGACTGGCAGGAACGCATCGTCAGGCGCATCTACGGGCCGCGCCACGCTGACGGGTCGCGCATCGTCAAGACCGTGTTCCTGATGCTGCCCCGTGGCAACCGCAAGACCAGCCTGGCCGCTGCGCTGGCGCTGCTGCATCTGTTCGGCCCCGAGACGCGGCCCGCCGGGCAGGTGGTCTTCGCCGCCTGCGACCGTGAACAGGCAAGCATCGGGTTTCGCGAGGCCGCGAACATCATCCGCGAGGACAAGCGGCTGATGAAGGCGGTGACGATCCGCGATGCGTTCAACAGCAAGAAGCAGATCACCTTCGGAAAGAACGGATCGACCTTGACCGCCCTTGCCAGCGATGGCGGTGCCGCCCACGGGCTGACGCCATCCTTCACGCTCATTGACGAGGTTCACGCATGGCGCGGGCGCGATCTGTGGGAGGCCATCAAGAGCGGGCAGGCTAAGTTGGATGACACGCTGATGGTGATCGCCACGACCGCCGGTCGCGGATCGGAAGGGCTTGCCGCCGATCAATTCGACTATGCGCGCCGCGTGGCATCGGGCGAGATCGAGAACGACGAATTCCTTCCGGTTCTGTTCGCCGCCGAACCGGATGCAGACTGGCAGGACGAAGCCGTCTGGCATCGCTGCAATCCCGGTCTGGCCTATGGCTTTCCGTCGCTGGCCGGGCTGCGGGCGCTGGCGAAGGAGGCGGAAGGCAACCCCGCCGAACTGGCGTCCTTCAAGCAATTCAACCTGAATATCTGGCAGGCCAACAGCCGCGACCCGCTGTTCGATCTGGACATTTACGACCAGCGCGCGTTGGAAGATGGCGATGCCGACCTGGAGACGCTGCCGGCCTATGTCGGCGTGGACCTGTCCGTTTCGGGCGACCTGACCGCCGTGGCCATCTGCTTCCGGCACGACGATGGGCAGATCACGTTGAGGTCGCGCGCTTTCGTGCCGGGCGAGAACCTGCGCCAGCGTGGCGACCGTGACGGAGCGCCCTATGAGCGGTGGCGCGACGAGGGGTTGATAGAGGTCTGCCCCGGCCCGATCATCGACAACGGCATGGTCGAGGACCACATTCGCGACCTGTGCGCGACCTTCGACGTGCAGGAGATCGCGGTGGACCCGCATCTTGCCGCCTTGATGATGCAGCGGCTGCATGACGATGGGTTGCCCGTCTTCGGCTTCCCGCAGCGGGTGCTGCCGATGGGCGTTGCTGCCGGTCAGCTTGAGCGGATCGTGACCGGGCGGCTGATCCGCCACAACGGCGACCCAGTGATGCGCCAGCATTTCGAGAATGTCGTGACCAGCCGCAACCCGACGACCGGGCTGGTTCGCATGCACAAGGCCCGCGCGAACAGCCGGATCGACGCCGCCGTTGCGTCCGCGATGGCCGTATCCCGCGCCGTGAGCGCCCATGAGACGAAATCCAGATATGACGACCCGGATGTTGCCGGGTTGCTAATTTTGTAA
- a CDS encoding P27 family phage terminase small subunit — MSATHLRGVKTPAGRDPDAIKRKPPVPKHLTPFAAKEWDRVLPMLIRRGLICQADLGFVEAYCVARGLIVEAELRRRQKGEDMAKWLRTQNAAMLTAARLSASLGLDPSSRARLLDKDADEDDGDDPLAVR, encoded by the coding sequence ATGTCTGCGACCCATCTGCGCGGCGTGAAGACCCCTGCGGGCCGCGATCCTGACGCCATCAAGCGCAAGCCGCCGGTGCCCAAGCATCTGACGCCCTTCGCGGCGAAGGAATGGGACCGCGTGTTGCCCATGCTGATCCGGCGCGGGCTGATCTGTCAGGCCGATCTGGGTTTCGTGGAGGCGTATTGCGTGGCGCGCGGTCTGATCGTGGAGGCAGAGCTCCGGCGCAGGCAGAAGGGTGAGGACATGGCGAAATGGCTGCGCACCCAGAACGCCGCTATGCTGACCGCTGCCCGGCTGTCGGCGTCCCTGGGGCTGGACCCGTCCAGCCGGGCACGGCTGCTGGACAAGGACGCCGATGAAGATGACGGCGATGACCCGCTGGCGGTGCGGTGA
- a CDS encoding head-tail adaptor protein, translated as MRAGKLQARIQIERLELLVNDNGTARQRWLPILTTRAEVKEASTDEFLLNQIVGDKNRAVFLIRWPVQTITTADRLTYAGRAWNIVGLQEIGRRRGLEIRCEAVG; from the coding sequence ATGAGGGCCGGCAAGCTACAGGCGCGCATCCAGATCGAGCGGCTGGAACTGCTGGTCAACGACAACGGCACCGCCCGGCAGCGTTGGTTGCCGATCCTGACGACCCGCGCCGAGGTCAAGGAGGCCAGCACCGACGAATTCCTGTTGAACCAGATCGTGGGCGACAAGAACCGCGCCGTGTTCCTGATCCGCTGGCCGGTGCAGACGATCACGACCGCCGACCGGCTGACCTATGCGGGCCGCGCGTGGAACATCGTCGGGCTGCAAGAGATCGGGCGCAGACGCGGGCTGGAAATCCGGTGCGAGGCCGTGGGCTGA
- a CDS encoding Abi-alpha family protein yields the protein MTENPIKVNVNIPGGAIDKATADLMLKAFGGSAEEAGGLVGDVIGVLRDQVSAFRFNNRRRIANRTRARLIEQGISTEDALPLPNREIGPVLEGISDVDQPALSDLWSGLIASALNPNTNLTADRSFTGTINLLSEVDALVFTLLINSKKMLSLVEEYAPKTSPSIQSFDDRWHEKTATVSNEGRKKLFDRIQPACLYFNNALDQISPEQLSASLDNLIRLGVVTYGPDKATASRLAAFSTSISRERPEHIIGRILEELQKPGKLRDRWKEYPIERATGRLPKFNIHATDWGERLAAACMIELPKEIQDTIVT from the coding sequence ATGACCGAAAATCCAATCAAGGTAAACGTCAATATTCCGGGCGGGGCTATCGATAAAGCAACCGCTGACTTAATGCTCAAGGCGTTTGGTGGTAGTGCCGAAGAGGCAGGCGGATTAGTCGGCGATGTTATTGGAGTGCTCAGAGATCAAGTCAGCGCGTTCAGATTCAACAATCGTCGGCGAATAGCCAACCGAACACGCGCGAGGCTAATTGAACAAGGTATTTCAACCGAAGATGCGTTACCGCTCCCCAATCGTGAGATTGGTCCCGTCCTTGAAGGTATCTCCGACGTGGATCAGCCAGCTTTATCAGATCTATGGTCGGGTTTAATTGCATCTGCTCTAAATCCGAATACGAATTTAACAGCAGATCGATCTTTTACTGGCACTATCAACCTGTTAAGTGAAGTTGATGCTCTCGTTTTTACTTTGCTGATTAATAGCAAAAAGATGCTTTCTTTAGTAGAAGAATATGCTCCAAAGACATCTCCATCCATTCAGAGCTTTGATGATAGGTGGCATGAGAAGACAGCAACGGTCAGCAATGAGGGCAGAAAGAAGTTATTCGATAGAATACAGCCAGCATGTTTATATTTTAACAATGCACTGGATCAAATTAGCCCCGAACAATTGAGCGCGTCTCTTGATAATCTTATCAGGCTAGGTGTGGTGACTTACGGCCCGGACAAGGCCACTGCTAGTCGTTTAGCAGCGTTCAGCACATCGATATCGAGAGAGAGACCAGAACATATAATCGGAAGAATATTAGAAGAATTACAGAAGCCGGGCAAGCTGCGCGACCGATGGAAAGAATACCCTATTGAGCGGGCTACCGGACGCTTGCCGAAATTTAACATTCACGCGACTGATTGGGGCGAAAGACTGGCGGCGGCATGTATGATTGAATTGCCGAAAGAGATACAAGATACTATTGTTACTTGA
- a CDS encoding HK97 gp10 family phage protein, translated as MSITRRSSDALARRLAALPAEIVAKVQPAIQKSVNEIAADAKTLAEASRDDGDLIRSIEATGPGQTTPAYGTDGRRKLHDLQGAVTAGAPDVRHAHLIEFGTDPHVNGGLFAGTQHPGTDPQPFLLPSWRLNRARVQRRINRAIRKAIKEASA; from the coding sequence GTGAGCATCACCCGCCGATCCAGCGATGCGCTGGCCCGCCGCCTTGCTGCCCTTCCGGCCGAGATCGTCGCCAAGGTCCAGCCGGCCATCCAGAAATCCGTGAACGAGATCGCCGCCGACGCGAAGACGCTGGCCGAAGCGAGCCGGGACGATGGCGATCTGATCCGGTCGATCGAGGCGACAGGCCCCGGCCAGACGACGCCCGCATACGGCACTGATGGGCGGCGCAAGTTGCACGATTTGCAGGGTGCTGTGACGGCCGGTGCGCCCGATGTGCGCCATGCGCATCTGATCGAATTTGGCACCGATCCGCACGTCAATGGCGGGCTGTTCGCGGGCACACAGCACCCCGGCACCGACCCGCAGCCGTTCCTGTTGCCTAGCTGGCGCTTGAACCGCGCCCGCGTCCAGCGCCGGATCAACCGCGCGATCCGCAAAGCCATCAAGGAGGCGTCGGCATGA
- a CDS encoding HNH endonuclease — protein MANSRPPRLMGCCGQIVPAGQQCACQIAAARARKAKHDRNRPTASQRGYGVEWRKLRAEFMRLHPFCAFCGNPGEVVDHIVPHKGRKALLLSWSNLQTLCARCHNSAKQRQERAEAKADV, from the coding sequence ATGGCTAATTCGCGCCCGCCACGCCTGATGGGTTGCTGCGGCCAGATCGTTCCGGCGGGCCAGCAATGCGCCTGCCAGATCGCTGCGGCCCGCGCCCGCAAGGCCAAGCACGACAGGAACAGGCCCACGGCATCGCAGCGCGGATACGGCGTGGAATGGCGCAAGCTGCGGGCCGAATTCATGCGCCTGCACCCGTTCTGCGCATTCTGCGGAAACCCCGGCGAGGTGGTCGATCACATCGTTCCCCACAAGGGCCGCAAGGCGCTGCTGCTGTCGTGGTCGAACCTGCAAACCTTGTGCGCCCGTTGCCACAACAGCGCCAAACAGCGCCAGGAGCGGGCCGAGGCCAAGGCCGATGTTTGA
- a CDS encoding phage major capsid protein, translated as MTDFIEVKAQLTATDAGEITGTAWPFSGPDRVGDVIEKGAFDQPASLPMLFAHDQGQVIGVWNEIAETDTGLTVKGKLLVDDVERAREVRAMIRAGAVSGLSIGFVTKEATRNPKGRSIAKLALHEISVVAVPCHPGAQITSLKSQSTSQENITVENEELAPKAETTPANDAPVFDQKKLDAVLSRLDKLEAKGNRPGAPAIVQGDVERKSFINYLSTGSAESKALTTASDTANHVLAPEDVSAEFLRNLVEFSPIRAIADVRSTTSASVVLPKRTAITNAAWVGETAARTGSEPTFDQAEIAVKELATYVDLSLQLAEDSDNVLPEVTLALAEDFGQKEALSFVHGNTALEPSGFMANAEIETVDNGHTAALSPDALIALMYALPTTYRNAGTWVMNGQTLAAIRSMKTSDGNYIWQPSYQAGQPETILGRPVVEAVDMPDIAADAEPVIFGDFKRGYRIYDRLALAMMADPYSVRVNGLMRYHARRRVGAAVVRAAAFRKLAMAV; from the coding sequence CGACGCAGGCGAGATCACCGGAACGGCTTGGCCATTTTCTGGACCCGACCGCGTGGGCGACGTGATCGAGAAGGGCGCGTTCGACCAGCCCGCCAGCCTGCCGATGCTGTTCGCCCATGACCAAGGGCAGGTGATCGGCGTCTGGAACGAGATCGCGGAGACCGACACCGGCCTGACCGTCAAGGGCAAGCTGCTGGTCGATGACGTGGAGCGCGCCCGCGAGGTCCGCGCCATGATCCGCGCCGGTGCCGTCAGCGGGTTGAGCATCGGCTTTGTCACCAAGGAGGCCACCCGCAACCCCAAGGGCCGCAGCATCGCCAAGCTGGCCCTGCATGAAATCTCTGTTGTCGCGGTGCCATGCCACCCCGGCGCACAGATCACGTCCCTGAAATCGCAATCCACATCACAGGAGAATATCACCGTGGAGAACGAAGAACTGGCCCCCAAGGCCGAGACCACCCCGGCCAATGACGCGCCGGTTTTCGATCAGAAGAAGCTGGACGCGGTGCTGTCGCGCCTGGACAAGCTGGAAGCCAAGGGCAACCGCCCCGGCGCACCGGCCATCGTGCAGGGCGACGTGGAGCGCAAGAGCTTCATCAACTACCTGTCCACCGGCAGCGCGGAAAGCAAGGCCCTGACCACGGCCAGCGACACCGCGAACCATGTCCTGGCCCCCGAGGATGTCAGCGCCGAATTCCTTCGCAATCTGGTGGAATTCAGCCCGATCCGCGCCATCGCCGATGTGCGCAGCACGACCAGCGCCAGCGTGGTCTTGCCCAAGCGCACCGCGATCACCAACGCCGCGTGGGTCGGCGAGACCGCCGCGCGCACCGGCAGCGAACCGACCTTCGATCAGGCCGAGATCGCGGTGAAGGAACTGGCAACCTATGTCGATCTGTCGCTTCAACTGGCGGAAGACAGCGACAACGTGCTGCCGGAAGTCACCCTCGCGCTGGCAGAGGACTTCGGCCAGAAGGAGGCGCTTTCGTTCGTTCACGGCAACACCGCGCTGGAACCTTCGGGCTTCATGGCGAACGCGGAGATCGAGACCGTCGATAACGGCCACACCGCCGCGCTGTCGCCGGATGCGCTGATCGCCCTGATGTATGCGCTTCCCACGACCTATCGCAATGCCGGCACGTGGGTGATGAACGGCCAGACCCTTGCCGCCATCCGCAGCATGAAGACCAGCGACGGCAACTATATCTGGCAGCCCAGCTATCAGGCCGGCCAGCCCGAGACGATCCTTGGTCGCCCGGTGGTCGAAGCCGTGGACATGCCCGACATTGCCGCCGATGCCGAGCCGGTGATCTTCGGCGACTTCAAGCGTGGGTATCGGATCTATGACCGGCTGGCGCTGGCGATGATGGCCGACCCCTACAGCGTTCGCGTCAATGGCCTGATGCGCTACCACGCCCGCCGCCGCGTCGGTGCCGCCGTTGTGCGCGCCGCTGCGTTCCGCAAGCTGGCGATGGCCGTCTAA